The Haloplanus salinarum genome includes a region encoding these proteins:
- a CDS encoding SDR family NAD(P)-dependent oxidoreductase, which produces MSVMDSFRLDGETALVTGAGRGLGRRMATGLAEAGADVAIADVDADTGTETAATIAENTGAETTFVRADVTSEDDVEAMVDHVESELGPVDILVNNAGIVENEPAEEMTLDQWERVVDVNLTGVFCCAKHVGARLLERDAAGSIINIASMSGHIANHPQPQAGYNASKSGVAGLTRSLASEWAADDIRVNAIAPGYMRTDMVDSTLAEDPEMEETWLADTPMGRLGRPAELKPVAVFLASDASSYMTGEVVFVDGGFTVR; this is translated from the coding sequence ATGTCTGTCATGGACTCGTTTCGACTCGACGGCGAAACGGCGCTCGTGACCGGTGCCGGACGTGGCCTCGGTCGGCGGATGGCGACGGGTCTCGCGGAGGCCGGTGCCGACGTCGCCATCGCCGACGTCGACGCCGATACCGGTACCGAGACAGCGGCGACCATCGCCGAGAACACCGGTGCGGAGACGACGTTCGTCCGGGCGGACGTCACCAGCGAGGACGACGTCGAGGCGATGGTCGATCACGTCGAGTCGGAACTCGGCCCGGTCGACATCCTCGTCAACAACGCCGGCATCGTCGAGAACGAGCCGGCGGAGGAGATGACCCTCGACCAGTGGGAGCGGGTCGTCGACGTGAACTTGACCGGCGTATTTTGCTGTGCTAAACACGTCGGCGCACGGCTGCTCGAACGGGATGCGGCGGGATCGATCATCAATATCGCCTCGATGTCGGGGCACATCGCCAATCACCCCCAGCCACAGGCGGGGTACAACGCCTCGAAATCCGGCGTCGCCGGCCTCACCCGATCGTTGGCCTCGGAGTGGGCGGCGGACGACATTCGGGTCAACGCCATCGCGCCCGGATACATGCGAACGGACATGGTCGACAGCACGCTCGCCGAGGATCCGGAGATGGAGGAGACGTGGCTGGCGGACACGCCGATGGGTCGGCTCGGTCGGCCGGCGGAACTCAAACCCGTCGCGGTGTTTCTCGCGTCGGACGCCTCCTCCTACATGACCGGCGAAGTCGTCTTCGTCGACGGCGGGTTCACCGTTCGGTAA
- a CDS encoding NAD(P)-dependent alcohol dehydrogenase, producing MQSAVLTEPETFEFEERPRPEPGPTDVLVAVGRVGICGSDVHYYRHGRIGDFVVENPLVLGHESAGEVVAVGADVEDVAVGDRVALEPGVPCLDCDACRRGEYNLCPDVRFMATPPIDGAFTEYVAWPAEFAYPLPENVSTRAGALCEPLSVGLHAARRGNVDVGDTVLITGGGPIGMLAMEAARVAGASEIILSDVVPEKLERARARGADATVDPSQEDLVERVAELTSADGVDVVIEASGADTAIRSTTEVVRRGGSIALVGLAGEGEIPLDTHDIINDELDVHGSFRFRNTYPAAIDLLASGDVDVEGIIDFEMPLSELTAAFERTDDPSLVKGMVTVGD from the coding sequence ATGCAAAGCGCCGTACTGACCGAACCGGAGACGTTCGAGTTCGAGGAACGCCCCCGTCCGGAGCCCGGACCCACCGACGTACTCGTGGCCGTGGGACGGGTCGGTATCTGCGGGTCCGACGTCCACTACTACCGTCACGGGCGAATCGGTGACTTCGTCGTCGAGAACCCCCTCGTCCTCGGCCACGAGAGCGCGGGCGAGGTAGTCGCCGTCGGGGCGGACGTCGAGGACGTGGCCGTCGGGGATCGGGTCGCGCTCGAACCCGGGGTCCCCTGCCTCGACTGTGATGCCTGCCGGCGGGGGGAGTACAACCTCTGTCCCGACGTGCGATTCATGGCGACGCCACCGATCGACGGCGCGTTCACCGAGTACGTCGCCTGGCCGGCCGAGTTCGCCTATCCACTCCCCGAGAACGTGTCGACGCGGGCGGGCGCACTCTGTGAACCCCTGAGCGTCGGCCTCCACGCTGCCCGCCGCGGAAACGTCGACGTCGGCGACACCGTCCTCATCACGGGCGGTGGACCGATCGGAATGCTCGCCATGGAGGCCGCCCGCGTCGCCGGCGCCTCGGAGATCATCCTCAGCGACGTCGTTCCGGAGAAACTCGAGCGGGCCAGGGCACGCGGTGCCGACGCCACCGTCGATCCGTCCCAGGAGGACCTGGTCGAGCGGGTGGCCGAACTCACCAGCGCAGACGGTGTCGACGTGGTCATCGAAGCGTCGGGCGCCGATACCGCCATCCGGTCGACCACCGAGGTCGTTCGCCGCGGCGGCTCCATCGCCCTCGTCGGCCTCGCCGGCGAGGGGGAGATCCCGCTCGACACCCACGACATCATCAACGACGAACTCGACGTCCACGGCTCCTTTCGCTTCCGGAACACCTACCCCGCAGCCATCGACCTCCTGGCGAGCGGCGACGTCGACGTCGAAGGAATCATCGACTTCGAGATGCCGCTCTCGGAGTTGACCGCGGCCTTCGAGCGGACGGACGATCCCTCGCTCGTCAAGGGGATGGTCACCGTCGGCGACTGA
- a CDS encoding class I fructose-bisphosphate aldolase, protein MTETYDLLDTQSGNAVVVALDHGLNMGSVDGFERPESTLRAVLAGDPDGVLVGPHFARRFADTLESSDVDVLLTADAALFSARPGARTGEDIWTPAFSTSFLREFDPKGIKVALVFGRDDPRVFERNVAHVCELAEQLHDTGIPLVVEPVMWGRHVPDDRSTDPELVGNASRLAWEYGADVLKIPYTGDRETFEPIVDASPVPVTVLGGPSSGRTESMLETVSEAVAAGARGPIIGRSIWQTPDPERVVAALGAVVHRNADPADAWQDAADGV, encoded by the coding sequence ATGACTGAGACATACGACCTCCTCGATACGCAGTCGGGAAACGCCGTCGTCGTCGCCCTGGACCACGGCCTCAACATGGGCTCGGTCGATGGGTTCGAACGGCCCGAGTCGACGCTCCGGGCCGTCCTGGCGGGCGACCCGGACGGGGTCCTCGTCGGTCCGCACTTCGCCCGACGGTTCGCCGACACGCTCGAATCGTCGGACGTCGACGTCCTGCTCACCGCCGACGCGGCGCTGTTCTCGGCACGCCCCGGCGCCCGGACGGGCGAGGACATCTGGACGCCGGCCTTCTCGACGTCGTTCCTCCGGGAGTTCGACCCGAAGGGGATCAAGGTCGCCCTCGTGTTCGGCCGCGACGACCCACGGGTGTTCGAACGCAACGTCGCCCACGTCTGTGAACTGGCGGAGCAACTCCACGACACGGGTATCCCCCTCGTCGTCGAACCGGTGATGTGGGGCCGTCACGTCCCGGACGACCGGAGTACCGATCCGGAGCTGGTCGGGAACGCGAGCCGCCTCGCGTGGGAGTACGGCGCCGACGTGCTCAAGATACCGTACACCGGCGACCGGGAGACGTTCGAACCCATCGTCGACGCCTCACCCGTGCCGGTCACCGTCCTCGGTGGTCCCTCCTCGGGCCGTACCGAGTCGATGCTGGAAACGGTGTCCGAGGCCGTCGCGGCGGGCGCCCGTGGGCCCATCATCGGCCGGTCCATCTGGCAGACGCCCGACCCGGAGCGGGTCGTCGCCGCGCTCGGTGCCGTCGTCCATCGGAACGCCGATCCGGCGGACGCCTGGCAGGACGCCGCGGACGGCGTATAG
- a CDS encoding IclR family transcriptional regulator — MDVNARNPVKTTRTTLHIVEMLVARDGASVTELAAATPFTKGTVHNHLATLRESGYVTKDGDIYHVGLRFLYPARRATERTRLATVPRDALVELAEATGQRIDLVAREEHQAVLVHSEQGEKYAGPDGVAGDTLPLHCSAAGKAVLANHDGLDASDAIDIADPVERTDHTITDTEPLRRELEHVRDEGLAYDRGELYAGVQGIAVPIVLSGTVRGAVGVLGIDEHMRGKTFQQDIPGLAISAAERLTQRLRDAGV, encoded by the coding sequence ATGGACGTCAACGCCCGCAACCCGGTCAAGACGACACGGACGACCCTGCACATCGTCGAGATGCTCGTAGCCCGCGATGGGGCGTCGGTGACGGAGCTGGCGGCGGCCACGCCGTTCACGAAGGGAACCGTCCACAACCACCTCGCGACCCTCCGTGAGAGCGGGTACGTCACCAAGGACGGGGATATCTACCACGTCGGCCTCCGGTTTCTGTACCCGGCCCGGCGGGCGACGGAGCGGACGAGACTCGCGACCGTCCCGAGGGATGCCCTCGTGGAACTCGCCGAGGCCACGGGGCAGCGAATCGACCTGGTGGCACGCGAGGAACACCAGGCGGTACTCGTCCACAGCGAACAGGGTGAGAAGTACGCGGGACCGGACGGTGTCGCCGGCGACACCCTCCCGCTTCACTGTTCGGCGGCCGGGAAGGCGGTTCTCGCCAACCACGACGGCCTCGACGCGTCCGATGCCATCGACATCGCCGATCCGGTCGAGCGGACGGACCACACCATCACCGACACCGAACCCCTCCGTCGGGAACTCGAACACGTGCGCGACGAGGGGCTCGCCTACGATCGGGGCGAACTGTACGCCGGGGTCCAGGGCATCGCCGTCCCCATCGTCCTGTCGGGCACCGTCCGGGGCGCCGTCGGCGTCCTCGGCATCGACGAACACATGCGCGGGAAGACGTTCCAACAGGACATCCCGGGCCTCGCCATCAGCGCCGCGGAACGACTGACACAGCGCCTCCGCGACGCCGGTGTTTAG
- the dgoD gene encoding galactonate dehydratase — MHVTGYELFSVPPRWLFLKLTTSDGTVGWGEPALEGRTRTVRAAVSELVEDFLLGNDPMEIERHWQRCYRGGHYRGGPILSSAIAGIDQALWDIKGQQLGVPVYQLLGGRARDRIPLYQWVGGDQPAEVAADAERAVDDGYSVVKLTMTARSHARNSEEVVEIAEDRVAAVDDAVGDEADIAVDCRGRISKGRLPSLASVLEPYGVRFLEEPVLPDQNESLERLSPAVGAPMATGQRMYTRWDFKRVLGNDAVAIVQPDISHAGGISEVKKIAAMAEAYDVDVMPKCPVGPISLAACLQIDFSTPNAVLQEQSIGVHEPAGNEHLRYLEDPAVFEYEDGDLEPPTEPGLGIDVDESYVREQSEKEIRWQTPLWHHEDGSVAEW, encoded by the coding sequence ATGCACGTGACCGGCTACGAACTCTTCTCCGTACCACCGCGGTGGTTGTTTCTGAAACTGACGACCAGCGACGGGACGGTGGGGTGGGGAGAGCCAGCCCTCGAGGGGCGCACCCGAACGGTTCGGGCGGCGGTCAGCGAACTGGTCGAGGACTTCCTCCTCGGCAACGACCCGATGGAGATCGAGCGCCACTGGCAGCGCTGTTATCGTGGCGGTCACTACCGCGGTGGCCCCATCCTTTCGAGCGCCATCGCGGGCATCGACCAGGCGCTCTGGGACATCAAGGGCCAGCAACTGGGGGTTCCCGTCTACCAGTTACTCGGCGGCCGGGCGCGGGACCGAATCCCCCTCTACCAGTGGGTCGGCGGCGACCAGCCGGCGGAGGTGGCCGCGGACGCCGAACGCGCCGTCGACGACGGCTACTCCGTGGTCAAGCTGACGATGACCGCGCGCTCACACGCACGGAACAGCGAGGAAGTCGTCGAAATCGCGGAGGACCGCGTCGCGGCGGTCGACGATGCCGTCGGCGACGAGGCCGACATCGCCGTCGACTGCCGGGGGCGTATCAGCAAGGGTCGTCTCCCCAGCCTCGCGAGCGTGCTCGAACCGTACGGCGTCCGGTTCCTCGAGGAACCCGTCTTACCCGACCAGAACGAATCGCTCGAACGGCTGTCGCCGGCGGTCGGCGCTCCCATGGCGACGGGCCAGCGGATGTACACGCGCTGGGATTTCAAACGCGTCCTCGGCAACGACGCCGTCGCCATCGTCCAACCCGACATCTCCCACGCAGGCGGCATCTCCGAGGTGAAGAAGATAGCCGCCATGGCCGAGGCGTACGACGTGGACGTGATGCCGAAATGCCCCGTCGGCCCGATATCACTCGCCGCGTGTCTCCAGATCGACTTCAGCACCCCCAACGCGGTCCTCCAGGAGCAGAGTATCGGCGTCCACGAACCGGCGGGCAACGAACACCTCCGGTATCTCGAGGATCCAGCCGTCTTCGAGTACGAGGACGGCGACCTCGAACCGCCAACCGAACCGGGGCTCGGCATCGACGTCGACGAGTCCTACGTCCGAGAGCAGTCCGAAAAGGAGATCCGCTGGCAGACGCCGCTCTGGCACCACGAGGACGGCAGCGTCGCCGAGTGGTAG
- the pdxA gene encoding 4-hydroxythreonine-4-phosphate dehydrogenase PdxA — MGDPAGIGSEIIVKSYPQVCDDVRMVVLGDVDVMRNAVAACDSDLSIRDVDAVGDADYADGTLDVVDFDNVDEVARGEHRGDYGRASLEYVERGIDLALAGDIDAMCNAPINKKALELGGSDYAGHTNLLADRTDTDEYSMLLIQDGLHVTHVTVHMSLQEAIDTISTERVLETIEVTDEGLRDLGIEDPSIAVCGLNPHAGEDGVLGTEDGEEIEPAVEQAQEAGIDASGPWAPDNIFNQAAVGRFDGVVAMYHDQGHIPVYIHGVLPSGGVAGVNMTIGLPIIRTSTMHGTAFDIAGEGIADADSMIDALQAAGRAAEAGMAATPPSTE, encoded by the coding sequence ATGGGGGATCCGGCAGGTATCGGGAGCGAGATAATCGTCAAATCCTACCCGCAGGTGTGTGACGACGTTCGGATGGTCGTCCTCGGAGACGTGGACGTGATGCGAAACGCCGTCGCGGCCTGCGACAGCGACCTCTCGATTCGGGACGTCGACGCCGTCGGCGACGCCGACTACGCCGACGGAACCCTCGACGTCGTCGACTTCGACAACGTCGACGAGGTGGCTCGCGGTGAACACCGGGGCGACTACGGCCGGGCGAGCCTCGAGTACGTCGAGCGCGGTATCGACCTCGCGCTTGCGGGCGACATCGACGCCATGTGCAACGCGCCGATAAACAAGAAGGCACTCGAACTGGGCGGGAGCGACTACGCGGGGCATACGAACCTACTCGCCGACCGGACGGACACCGACGAGTATTCGATGCTTCTCATTCAGGACGGGCTGCACGTCACCCACGTCACCGTCCACATGTCGCTCCAGGAGGCCATCGACACCATCTCGACGGAGCGTGTCCTCGAAACCATCGAGGTGACCGACGAGGGCCTCCGTGATTTGGGTATCGAGGACCCCTCGATCGCCGTCTGTGGGCTGAACCCCCACGCCGGTGAGGACGGCGTCCTCGGCACCGAGGACGGGGAGGAGATCGAACCGGCGGTCGAGCAGGCCCAGGAGGCAGGTATCGATGCATCGGGGCCCTGGGCACCGGACAACATCTTCAACCAAGCTGCAGTCGGTCGGTTCGACGGCGTCGTCGCGATGTACCACGACCAGGGGCACATCCCCGTCTACATCCACGGCGTGTTGCCGAGCGGCGGCGTCGCGGGCGTCAACATGACCATCGGCCTCCCGATCATTCGGACGAGCACCATGCACGGCACCGCGTTCGACATCGCGGGCGAGGGCATCGCGGACGCGGACAGCATGATCGACGCGCTCCAGGCGGCGGGGCGGGCGGCGGAGGCGGGCATGGCGGCGACGCCCCCTTCGACGGAGTAA